A genomic segment from Acidimicrobiales bacterium encodes:
- the glgX gene encoding glycogen debranching protein GlgX, which translates to MRIWPGQPFPLGAYYDGSGTNFSLFSEAAEMVELCLFDDDRQETRIELDEVDAFCWHGYVPNAMPGQRYGWRVHGPYNPSEGNRCNPAKLLIDPYTKAIEGEVRWDPAVYGHDHDDPDGPPNTHDSAPFMPLSVVHNPYFDWADDRHPRIPRHETVIYEVHVKGLTHLHPDIDEGLRGTYAGLASPVIIEHFQKLGVTTVELLPVHQFIHDQRLVERGLSNYWGYNSIGYLAPHNGYSSSGQRGQQVGEFKAMVKALHQAGIEVILDVVYNHTAEGNERGPMLSFKGIDNAAYYRLADDRRRYMDYTGTGNSLNMRHPHVLQLIMDSLRYWVLDMHVDGFRFDLASTLARELHDVDRLSAFFDLIQQDPVVSQVKLIAEPWDVGEGGYQVGNFPPLWSEWNGKYRDCIRDFWRGQGGTLGEFAYRLTGSSDLYASNGRKPSASINFITAHDGFTLADMAAYNDKHNEANGEDNRDGTDDNRSWNCGVEGPTDDPAVLELRARQQRNFLVTLLLSQGVPMILGGDELGRTQGGNNNAYCQDNEVSWFAWDKVDESLVEFVGMVVGLRRDHAVFRRRRFFEGVAIQGSVTDIAWFEPGGSEMTESDWPSGESGVLAVFLNGEGIPTPDDRGEAVTDDSFLLLFNSGPEARTFQLPAAKWGSEWQRELDTGAYPLPDDNPALQAGGRVEVGARTTIVLRRVAQ; encoded by the coding sequence GTGCGCATCTGGCCGGGCCAGCCCTTCCCTCTGGGCGCCTACTACGACGGATCGGGAACGAACTTCTCCCTGTTCTCCGAGGCGGCGGAGATGGTCGAGCTGTGCCTGTTCGACGACGACCGCCAGGAGACGCGCATCGAGCTGGACGAGGTCGACGCCTTCTGCTGGCACGGCTATGTCCCCAACGCCATGCCCGGCCAGCGCTACGGCTGGCGGGTCCACGGACCCTACAACCCCTCCGAGGGCAACCGCTGCAACCCGGCGAAGCTGCTCATCGACCCCTACACCAAGGCCATCGAGGGTGAGGTGCGCTGGGACCCCGCCGTGTACGGCCACGACCACGACGATCCCGACGGGCCCCCCAACACGCACGACAGTGCGCCGTTCATGCCCCTCTCGGTGGTCCACAACCCCTACTTCGACTGGGCCGACGACCGCCACCCCCGCATACCCCGTCACGAGACGGTGATCTACGAGGTCCACGTCAAGGGCCTCACCCACCTCCATCCCGACATCGACGAGGGGCTGCGCGGGACCTACGCCGGCCTGGCCAGCCCCGTGATCATCGAGCATTTCCAGAAGCTGGGCGTGACGACCGTGGAGCTGCTGCCGGTCCACCAGTTCATCCACGACCAGCGCCTGGTCGAGCGGGGCCTGTCCAACTACTGGGGCTACAACTCGATCGGCTACCTGGCGCCCCACAACGGCTACAGCTCGAGCGGTCAGCGGGGCCAGCAGGTGGGGGAGTTCAAGGCCATGGTCAAGGCCCTCCACCAGGCCGGGATCGAGGTGATCCTCGACGTCGTCTACAACCACACCGCCGAGGGCAACGAGCGGGGCCCGATGCTGTCGTTCAAGGGCATCGACAACGCCGCCTACTACCGCCTGGCCGACGACCGGCGCCGGTACATGGACTACACCGGGACCGGCAACAGCCTGAACATGCGCCACCCCCACGTTCTGCAGCTGATCATGGACAGCCTGCGGTACTGGGTCCTGGACATGCACGTCGACGGCTTCCGCTTCGATCTGGCGTCGACCCTGGCCCGCGAGCTGCACGACGTCGACCGGCTCTCGGCGTTCTTCGACCTCATCCAGCAGGACCCGGTGGTCAGCCAGGTGAAGCTGATCGCCGAGCCGTGGGACGTCGGTGAGGGCGGCTACCAGGTCGGCAACTTCCCCCCGCTGTGGTCGGAGTGGAACGGCAAGTACCGCGACTGCATCCGCGACTTCTGGCGGGGCCAGGGGGGCACCCTGGGGGAGTTCGCCTACCGCCTCACCGGCAGCTCCGACCTGTATGCGTCCAACGGGCGCAAGCCGTCGGCCAGCATCAACTTCATCACCGCCCACGACGGCTTCACCCTCGCCGACATGGCCGCCTACAACGACAAGCACAACGAGGCCAACGGCGAGGACAACCGGGACGGCACCGACGACAACCGGTCGTGGAACTGCGGGGTGGAGGGTCCCACCGACGATCCCGCCGTCCTCGAGCTGCGGGCCCGCCAGCAGCGCAACTTCCTCGTGACCCTGCTGCTCTCGCAGGGGGTGCCGATGATCCTCGGCGGGGACGAGCTGGGACGCACCCAGGGCGGCAACAACAACGCCTACTGCCAGGACAACGAGGTCTCCTGGTTCGCCTGGGACAAGGTGGACGAGTCCCTGGTCGAGTTCGTCGGGATGGTCGTGGGCCTGCGCCGGGACCACGCCGTGTTCCGCCGCCGCCGCTTCTTCGAGGGGGTGGCCATCCAGGGCTCGGTCACCGACATCGCCTGGTTCGAGCCCGGGGGCTCGGAGATGACCGAGTCGGACTGGCCGAGCGGTGAGTCCGGGGTGCTGGCGGTGTTCCTCAACGGGGAAGGAATCCCCACCCCCGACGACCGGGGGGAGGCGGTCACCGACGACAGCTTCCTGCTCCTGTTCAACTCCGGCCCCGAGGCCCGGACCTTCCAGCTCCCGGCCGCCAAGTGGGGCTCGGAGTGGCAGCGGGAGCTGGACACCGGGGCCTACCCGCTACCGGACGACAACCCGGCCCTGCAGGCCGGAGGCCGCGTCGAGGTGGGGGCCCGCACGACGATCGTCCTGCGCCGGGTGGCGCAGTAG